TTGGCCGCCTTGAAAGCTGTCCAGAAATGTTCATTGAGCTGGGAAATCCCTTCTTCTGAGAGTTCACCTGTCGCACGAAGTACCATGTCTAAAGAGGTAGGGAAACCTCCAGGACGAATCGTGGATTCATTCTCTGCAACATCACCTAAGCTCACTATGGGTTTTCCGACAATCACTGCATGAGGCTCTAACTTGGAAGCATAATATAGGGCACCAAAGGTTCCCATTGATAAGCCCGACAAGATTAACTGGTCACTTGTAAAGCCCAATTCATCTAAACAATGACGGATGACTTGAATTAGCTTTTGCTCAAGCTCTTCTGAGCCGAGATAGAAAGCTCCCCCCTCAGAACGCGGATCTCCAATCAGCAAGAAAGGCGATCCCAAATTGTTCATCATCCAGTAGCCCTCAAAACCTTCTGCCGGACGATAGCCAGAGAAATAAATATTGAGAGGTGGCTTCAAATCGCCAGGATGGAAGTAGTAAATCAACTCCTCCCGATTTTTATCCACAACACGATTTCCACCAACCAACAAGTCCCCATATCCCAAATGAGACTGGCGATGGTGGAAAGGTCCAATTTTCACAATGCCTTGCCCTTTTGCTTGAATGCTGACACTTAGGTAATAAGAATCGCTGGTATCCAAAACGAGAGGCTGATCAAAAGTTTCTTTATCATAAATCCACTCTTGCATGGGAGAGCTTCCAACTGGGTAGCCTTTGATGACATAACGAAGCAAGCAATCGTCCGAGTGCCTGAACTCTGGCCACAAATCCAAAGGAGTATCTCCACTCAAAAAAATATTGTACTGATAAGTCGCTATAGTTTTGTACTCCTCACCAAATTCCCCACACAGACGGAGATAGTTGGTTCCTTCATAGTCAATCTGACCCTTAAAAGAAGGATTAATCGTCAAGTGATTGACACTGAGCTTGGTACCACTTTGCTGAGAAGAAAAGCCTCTAGAGAATAGATACAACATCTGAGCGGGATCTTCAAAAACAGACTTGACCGCCTTTTTGCGCATAAGGAATCTGTCCAAGGTTCTCGTAGTAATCTGACAGCGCTCATGGTAAAACAAGCGATAAACCTGAATCAGACTATCCAATACTGTAATGTACTCAAAATGTTCGACAGTATCTACCAAGACAACATCATAGGGTTTGACAGGCTTGGGTTTCTTCAGCCTATCTTGCTTTAAAATACCAATATCTTCTGGCAAGAGAGACATGATGTCTCCTGGCTTTACAAATGTCCATGCGATATTACTAGGAATTTCATATTGATCTTGCCAATTCTCATCGGCAATCTGTAGGACACTAATTCTCTTCATTTAGCTTTAATTCCTTTATCGTATTTTTCCACATTTCGACAATTTCACCCCTTGTGTACTCCTCAATCTTCTTAACCGAATGTACCAAAGATTGGTTCCAATGCTCCAAATCTGTGAGATAGTACAAGAGGGCGTCTTTCAGGCTGGAAATATCATCCATGATCCAACCATTTTCACCGTGTTTGACATAAGAAGAACTATACAAATTCACTTGAGGAATCCCTCCACTGATACCTGCAATTTGGGTTCGGATATCGGCCGGACTTCCCAAGTCCAAGATGATACGAGCATACTGCAAGGCTTTGGCCAAATCAGTATCACTCTGAATCACTACAGTATCAATCCGTTCGCGAACAATCTCCTCTTCATCATCAAGAACTCGGTTCTCACCTCTCGCTCTTTTCTCTTTATCAACAAAAATCAAGTCTTGTTCATATTCTGGCTTAAGTGATAGATAGCTTTCTAGCACCTGCTTTATATAGTCCTCTCGACCAAAATCCTGACTCTGCGTCCCAACCAATAAGTCAATCCACTCATGTTGCAACATCATATCAAACAAGGAAGTAAAGACATATTGAAGATGATGTTCTGGTAAAGTATCGAAATTGACATAGATAATCAACTCTTTTTTCCGCTGACTATGCCCAAGATTCAACTGTGTGTCATAAGGTGGAATCTCATAATAAGCAGGAAGTTGCTCTTCTTCTACTTCCCCTACTTGTTCTGCAATCTTCACGATTTTATCCAAGCTATCTACCACAAAAAATGGGGTATCTTTTAAATCAGAGAATAATTGTTCTGTATTCGTAATCGGATAACGATTGCCAAAGAAGGACAGAACAACAAGATGGTCCTTCTTAATCTGTTGGAAAAAATGATTATGCTGCACATCTGCTGAAACAATAATCGAATCATCCTTGGTTAAAACAGAAGCCAAATGCTGCTCTAGCTTTTCTTTAACAAGCTCTTCAATATTCTGATAGACACCCTTAGCAAATGTGCCCTGTGCTTCAGGATTGATAATGACCTGCTGGTTATCAGCTGTCAAAAACTCTCTAAATTGCCATACACCATTCGAATTCAGATAGTCCTGATAATAAGGCTGATTATGCTCAAAGTAGATAATACTGGAGACAAAGCCACGGTCATCAAAGACAAGCTGGTGGTCTATCTGATTATTTTCAAAATAGGTAATATCAAAAATATTACCTATTTGCGAAAAATTAATCTGAGCATGAGGCAGGTGATCCACATGAACATCCACAATAAAAGGAGTATAAAAGATTTCTGCTCCCTGAGGCCATTTCAAATCATCCAAACGAATCTTTCGTGCTGGCACATCTGTCAGACCTTGTATGCTATCAAATAGATTCCACATGTCTTCTGATGAGATTCTCTGTCGATAAAAGAAGGTCCGAATATGAGGTGAATAATTCAAAATCAGGATAGAGTTGGACTCGCCTGATTGTTGAAACATCCGCAGTAAATTTACGGCATCATCAAACATCATATTTTTCGTTGCATGATAGAAAGGTAGGGCGGTAGAATACCATTTTCGATCTTGTTTATACCAGGAAGGTACAAAGTAAAACATATCCTTCTATTCTCCTTTAAGTTCTAATTCTCTATGATAATAAGTCCCAATTCTCAAGATTCGTATTTCTTCGCGCAAAGGCATAAGCATACTAATCAGAATAACTAGCGTGCTGGGCAAGGTCAAAAAGAAACTCGGCAAAGGCAAGAAGAAATTAACAAAATAGGGCAGACCGACATACAAGATTAGATAGATCGCTCCTATATTTGCTTGTAAAGAAATATAGTGTTTTAACACTTTTAAGGTTTCTTTCCCAGGCTGAATATAGTCAAAGTATTCTCCCTGACGCTGCAAGCGCTTAGCAGTCTCTTCCGGTTCCAAATTGATATAGGCAAACAAAATAGCCAAGAGGTAAATTGCAACTAGGTAAATTAGGAGACTCAGAGGTTTTGTAAAGTCAAATACATTCCCAATTTTTACTGAAAATCTTTTTCCCGTCCAGTCTACTAATAATTGGAACAACATCAAGACACTTGTTGCATACATGATGGGCATACCGCCAGAGGGAGTGAACTTAATCGGCAAATAAGATTTATCATTGTAACGACTGCTTAACATGATCCGATTAAGAGGCAATCGTATCTCCGCTTTCTCACATACAACAGCAACAAAAGTCAAAAGAAGATAAGCGATCACCGCAGCAACTAACATCATTCCGCCTCGGAGAGAAGACAGAGATTGACCAATCAAGATGATTAATTGATTGGCAAACTGAAGCAAAATCCCTGAGATAATGATGATGGTTGACCCGCCCACTCCCTTACGAGTATTGAGACTTGATAACCAGATAATGATAAAGCTCCCTGTCACAACTGTGGTTAAAACTGCTGCATTATAGAGCCAGTCATCCACGAGAAGTAGAAAACGACCATTTCCTCTATAAGCGGTGTACATAATAGCAAGTCCCTGCACAATCGCAAAGAACAAGGTGAGCATTTTCTGAAAGAAATCCGTCTTTTTGAGAGACCAAGATTGTATATTCCAGCTTTTCTTTAGGTTCATGACTTGCCACACAATCATGGTTGTAATCCAAGGCCCTAAGCCTAGAGAAAATACTGAAATCTGTGAGACATCAATCCCTGCCAAAAAATACAAAGAAGCCAAGGGATTGCCTTCCTTCATCCCTAAACCTTCTATACTACTGTTGTAGCCCGGAAGTAAAATATGTCTCCCTAATACATAGATAGCAATGATAAACATTGTAAAGAAGACTCTTTTTATAAAAACATTCTGACGCTTCTTTTTCTTAAGACCAAAGTGCTCCATTTATTATCCTTTATCTGTATTTTGGACTTACCTAGAGCCCTCTTTTTCACATACAAAGCTGTCTTTTAAGCTAAAGACTTAAGAAAGCAAGCCCATTCCATAGAATTATAGATAAGGAATCAACTTGCTTTCTATATTTGATTACAAAATAGGGGAGGTTCGTCCTTTACTCAAAATCTGATCGAATTTTTTCCACCATTTCCTGATAATTTTCATGTGAAAATACTTGCTCTGAAATCCCTTCGGTTTGAACATTATCAAAGGCGTAAACAGGCTTACCAGACTCTTGAAACTCCCTAATCACAGTGTCGAATTTCTGGTCATGGTTGATATCTAGATAAATGTCACTGCTCGCAAGTAGATCTTTTAAAGGATAGGGTAAAATCACAGGGTGCAAGCGAACATTTTCATAAGCCATCAGCTTGAGTAACTTATCAGACATCTGTGTATAGGCAGCAATATGAAACAGGCAGTTTGGCAATGCTTTCACTAAATATTCAATTCCCTCTAACCTATCCGAGTTTGTCAAGGTTACACAGCGGAGAGCAAAGCCTTCATCTATCTGTTTAATAGCTTTCTCGACACCAAATTCATCTGTCTCGATAATGGTCGACCAATCAAGAGAATTGTAAAACCACCATACTTCACGCAGACGCATGTTGGAAACAGTGTTCCATGGTTTTTGACCAGAAATATAATGCAAAACAGCAGGCAGTGGGGAAAGCGGAATTTCGAAAATCCAGTCATGCTTATCTAGCGCAGCTCCCATGTCAAAGCCGATTTGAAAATTGTAAGTATCTTCCAAATCAAGCTTTTTGCCCTCAAACATCAAATTCAAGATAGACTGATCACCTTCAGTAAAATTGGCTAATTCCCTATCTGTCAACTCAACCAATTGCTGAGCCATATTTTCTTCACGCCAACGCTTATTATTGATGAGCATCACTCCAGAATTAAAGCCCAAGCCTACTCCATACGTCGCACGAATCGTTGCTACATAATAATCCTCCAGATCCATCTCAAAAAGATGATCCAGATTTCGTGTCACAACAATATCACAATCTAAATATAAGACTCTATCTGCTTCAACATAGTTCGGTATAAAATAGCGCCCGTAAGCCATGTAGTTGATGTGAGCATAAGTTCCAGCTTCCCATTTCGATTTCACTTGATCGTCAATCTGATCATTAAACAATTTCACATCGTTCAACTGACTACCAGCTGCTTCTACCTTCTGACGCGTATAGTAAAACCATTCTTGAGGAATGTCCTGATTGAAAACATAAATATCTAAATTTTTATGATGACAGCAAAGAGATTTTATTGTCGTTTCAATCTGTCTGATATACCCATAATCTCCCGAAACCACAACGGCTTTTTTCTTTCCCAAAACACTACTCCCACTATGTTTATAATATTCTCTAAAAAATCACTATTAGGGCTCATTATACCATAAATTCCGCCTTTATTCAAACTCCTTCTTGGAAGCTAGACCTAACTTTGTGTAGCCTTACAATAGAGGTAAAAACTAAGCAGGCAAAAGAAGAAAGCTTGCTATAAACTCTTCTAATATATCCATCCTTTTAAAATCAGACAGCCACCACCTGTAACGTCTTTAAATAGGTGCTGATCATCCTATCAAAACTTATAGAATTAGGCTATCCCAAAGAATTAGCAGGTATTTTCTTGAGAAAAATGAGAGTGGAACAGAAATCGGTAATTCGTTAGAATTCGATTTCGTCGTCCCACCTCCGCACAGTTGAGTAGGGCTGTAAAAGCTGATGAAATCAGTGTAGTAGAGTCCACTCAACCACTGCGTCTTGCTCGACAATCCAAAGACAATTGAGAGGCTAGGACTTTTGTCCCAGCCTCATCTTACCCTACTTACATCACTTAGTTATTATGCACCCGATTCATGTATTCGGTATAGGATTCCGTCTGCATCAGTTCCTTGGCATTTTTGACCCGCTCGGCAGTTGGGGGCTTCACCCCTTCCAGTGAATAAGGAATGCCCAGCTCCCGCCATTTAAACTCTCCCATCGTATGATAAGGTAAGATTTCAAACTTATCAACATTCTTGAGTGTTTTGACAAATTTACCTAGCTCAATCAAATCATCATCACGGTCCGTCAAGCCTGGCACCAGAACGTGACGAATCCACACTGGCTTCCCGATATCTGAGAGGTATTTTGCACAGGCCAAGATGTTTTTATTCGTCTGGCTGGTCACGATTCTATGCTGTGCTTCATCAATTTCCTTGATATCCAGCAAAACCAAATCCGTCACCGCCATCAGTTTATTAAACTTTTCTAGATAACGAGGCGTGTTTCTAAAAGGCAGAGCGCAAGTATCCAGCGTACAATGAATCCCCAGTTCTTTGGCCTTAGTAAAGAAGGCAATCAAAAAGTCGATTTGCAGAAGTGCTTCTCCCCCGCTGACTGTAATGCCGCCTTTATTACCCCAGAAACCTTTGTAACGAAGAGCTTCTTGTAGGACATCATCCACGGTCCGCAACTGAGATTTATTGGTCTCCATCTCCCAAGTATCTGGATTGTGGCAATATTGACAACGCATATGACAGCCCTGCAAAAAGACGATGAAGCGGATACCGGGTCCGTCCACAGCCCCAAAACTCTCCGTAGAGTGCACCATTCCCGTTACTTTTCCATAATCAATAGCTTCTTCAACCATAATAACCCTCTCGCACTTGAAAACGTTTTATTTTATCTATATTATATCACTATTTGACTAAAAATAGATAGATTCTGCCTATTTTTTAGAAAACAAACTGTTTTTCAATTTCATTTTCATTGTGTTACAACAGATAGGATTTTCAGTTTGTCTAAAAATTACCACTCTCCGTTTCCAGCTTTCTCCATAAAAAAGCCGCCCTAGGGGCGACCTTTTCGGAGATTGTTATGAAAAAAAGGTGCGGAACTATAGCTATAACAGCTGCTCATCTGTTAAACTAAAGGACTCCTTCTATCAAATAAAGTTAAGAGGTCTTCATTTGATGCTTCTAGTATACTGCACCATACTTAAAAGAAGCTTAAGCTGGTTTTAATCATTATTTTACCAGAATAGCCAAGGTTTCGTATGGCTGCAGGGTCATGGTCGTTGCTACCATTGGCTCCTCATAATTCGAAATCAGTACCTGCCTAATTTGATAATATCTAAAAATGCTCTATCTTCTATCTCTCCGACGGCCGCCAGTTTCAATACACGGAAAGCCGACACAAATTAGATAAATTTCGCTTTGTGGATTTTGCTACACGGCAAAAAGAATGAAGTCGCTGATGCAGCGAGCATCAAAAATCTCCTCTGTCAGCTAAAATCTAGCGATCAGAGGAGTTTTCCTGTTCTTTGGTTTATTTTTTAGTTTTTTATATTTAGGAGATGATATGAAAAATGTATGAAATTCTTATACGAGAATCTATTTCTTGCTTCTATTGCTACTACTGGTTAGGCTACTTATTTGAGCTTGGAGCGGATGAATGATCCCTTATAATTTACTTTAACTTTATATGTCATTGGACTGCCCTCATTTCTTATTTGTTGAGACTAGTATAAGACTTTCAGCTTAAGCATTCCTTATAAAAATCTTGCGGAAAACTTAAAAAGAAGCTGAATTATTTTTCAGCTTCTTCATTTTCTTCAATGATTTCAGATATTTCCACTTTCACCTTGGTGACACGGCCATTCTTGACCTTGTCATTGGTCAAAATCAGTTTTTTATTCTGACTTTCCACTTCATAGCTGAGCCGTTCTGTTGGATTTGGAATGGTCCCAACACCAGTCAGATAATAACCAGCAATGGTGTCCACATCATCACTATCGATTTCAACTTCAAAGTATTCATTAAAGTCATTGAGGGTCATTGTTCCTAAAACAATGTAGGTATTCTCACCGATTTCATGAACTTCGATGGCAACCTTGTCTGTCTCATCGTCAATCTCACCGACAATCTCCTCCAAGAGGTCTTCCAGTGTAACCAAACCTGCCATACCACCATACTCATCCAACAGAATCGCCATTTGATTTTGGGTATTCCGGAGAGATTTGAGCAAATCATCTACAAAAATCGTTTCAGGTACAAAGAGTGGCTCTTGCAGAATCTTACGCAGAACAATATTGTCAAAACCATTTACAAAGCCTTCATTCAATAGACGTTTTGTGTGAATGAGACCAATGACATTGTCCTTGTCGCCATCATAGACAGGAATCCGCGAAAAACTCTGCTTGAGAATGCTTTTGATGATTTCTTGAGTATCGTCCTGAATATCCACCATAAAGGCATCCGTCCGCGGTACCATGAGTTCACGCGCCATCAGCTCATCCAGCGAGAAAATACCCTGCAACATTTCGATTTCGTCTGCATCCAGCGTCTCCTCGCTCTTAGTCAACATGTACTCAATCTCATCCCGCGTCATCTTTTCGTCTGCATCGTCGAACTGCATCGGCGTAATCCGACTAAGGAGATTAGTCGAAGCTGAGAGCAACCAAACGAAAGGACTGACGATTTTCCCTAGGAAGATAATCACAGGTGCGGTACGAATGGCTAAACTGTCCTTGAGATTCATGGCAATCCGCTTAGGATAAAGCTCGCCTAAAACAATGGAAATATAGGTCAAAAGAGCAAGAGCCAAGAAACTAGCAACTGCATGTGCTGTTTTGGAATCACCCATCCAAGAAGCAAAGATTTTCCCTAGATTGTCCGCAAAGCTTGCCCCCGACAGGATATTGATGACGGTGATACCGACCTGAATCGTTGACAGAAAGTTATTGGGACTTTCAAGAACTTTTAATAAACGAATGTATTTGGCATCGCCTTCCTCGGCTTTCTGCTCGACGCGAGCTCGATTGAGTGATACCATCGCCATCTCAGAAGCTGAGAAAAAGGCATTTAGTAAGGTTAAAACAAATAGCAGTATTGCTTGCAATAAAATACTCTGACTGCCAGGGTCTTCCATGGATTCTTCTCCTAAAATTATGATCAACCTTGATTATAACATATTTTAGGATTCGTGCACAAGGATTTATTGGAAAGCGTTTTGCATCTTAATTCTCCAAATCCTGCAAGACTTTTTCTAGCCGAGAAATAGCTCCGACAGGTAGGGCTGTCTTGGGATATTTCTGATTGAAGGCCAGCAGGAAGTTTAATCGAACCTGCATTCTTTCACGAATGAGCTGTCTGTACTTGTCGTCAAAGTTTGGAACAGCATAACCCTTATAATCTAGGTACTCAAAACCTTCCAAAGGACCAAAAGTCTTAAATTGAGCCTTGCCGTCTACAATCTGCTCGATAACGTCTAAAGATACTTCCTTTGAAATACCTTTGCCCATATAAAAACCAGTATTGATAATGTAGCAAGCGACTCCCGATTCAAATAAACGACGGAATTTCCGATAATCTTCCACCAGTGGATAAACTCGGAAAGGGTTGGCATAAGGCTCAATAACCAAGTCTTCGTGCAAGCCAGTGACATTCTCGGCATTGGAGCGCTTAGTCATCAGGGTGCAGCCCATTGTGGAAGCCATCAGCGGATCATTGATCTTAACCAGAGGCGGTAGAGAGTCATCTTTCATAATCCAGAAGATAGCGTTGATGGGCTCATCAATCCGATCTACTCGATTTGGAGTCGCAAAGCGCGATTTAACAGTCCGTCCATTCCCGTTACGGATGTCCTCAGTCACTAGCTTTTTCCGCCCATTTTCATCCAGCGTCACTCCGCAGTTCTGCACAGTGACAAAGAAATCCTGCTCACTATGACCTGTAGGGTAGTCATTTGTCTTGTCAAAATAAGACGGCTCGAGGGCAATAGAGGAGCCATCCTTAATCGAGATAATGAAGGCATCGTCATGGAGAACCTTGATATCATATTTATGGTCATGCTTGGCATGCGTCAATGTGGATTTTCCTGAACCGGATAGACCAAAGAAAGATGCAACATAGTCTTCTTTTTCCGTCTTCTGCTTGAAGATTTTCAGACCTCCGTGGCAGGCAACATAGCCATTTCTAGCAGCCGTTCCCCAGGCTAAAGTCAAGGTTGCCTTTTTCAGCTCCCCGAAATAGTTTAAGCCCAGAATAACGGCGCAATTATGATTGGTATCAAAATAAACCAAACCTTCTGGATAGTCTGGATGCTTCCACTTGGGATCAAAAAAGACAAAGATATCATTCTCTTCGTACTTTTTAGAAGCTCGTAGGCGGTTCTTAAATTCCTCATCCAAAATCTGGAAATTCAAGAGCCAAGAATAAAGATTATTGATTTCTTCCTGAGGCACCATCAGGTGGGCGCAAACCATGAAGTCCTCATCCAGCCCTACAACTGCATCTGCCTTATAAAAGGTTCTCTGATGTGCTTGGTAAACAGCACTACGAACCAGAAATAGCAAATGCTCGTCTTCCTGACAGTCTCTGCCATAAATCCGTCTAGCCTTAGCAGTTCGGCCGACAACCGCCCCCGAATTAGTCAATAAAACGCGGGCATAGGAAGGAAGCCCCAGCTCCTTAGTATGAATCACCGGCATGTCCAGCACAACCGTTCCAGCAGCTACCGAAGCCAGTTGATAGGCTTCTTCTACTGTCTTGATTGCCTGCACCTGATTCTCATAAAAGGCTGTCTCTACAATGGTCTTCAAGGACGAAAAATAAGAAGAATCTTTTCTTATTTCTTGCGGAGAAAATTTACGACGTGTTACCATAACGATACCTCCTTTATGCTATTACTATTATTTTAGCATAAATATTCAATTATGCACGCTAAAAAATGCAGTAAAAAAGAGTCTGGGACAAAAGTCCTAGCCTCTCAATTGTCTTTGGATTGTCGAGTAAGACGCAGTGGTTGAGTGGACTCTACTGCGCTGATTTTATCAGCTTTTACAGCCCTACTCAACTGTGCGGAGGTGGGACGACGAAATCGAATTCTAACGAATTACCGATTTCTGTCCCACTCTCCTATTTCTTTATAATACCAAATTCTTCATTCTTCTTTTGTTGCTGAGCTTCCTTGTGATTGTCATAAAGGTTGGCAAGGAATTTCACGATTTCCTTGAGGATAGAGTAGGTCGGAATCGCTACAATCATGCCCATAATACCATAGATATTACTTGAAAGAAGCAAGAGAACCATAATCGTAATAGGGTGCACCTTCATAACGCTCCCAACAATACGAGGATAGAGGATATTTCCATCAATCTGCTGGATAATCAACATATAGATCAAGGCCACCAACATTTTATGAGGATCGGTAAAAAAGTAGGTGATTAGCATGGGAATCAAGCCGATACTAGGCCCCACATAAGGAATTAAGTTAGCCAGAGCTGAGAAAATCGCAAAGACCAAGGCATACTTGAGTCCAATGACACTGTAACCAATATATGCTAAGGTTCCAATCAGCAAGGCATCAATCGAAATACCACTGATATAACGGGCAACCGTCGCATTGAGATTGGTCAAGAGACTAGATATATTTAGCTTATCGCGCTTGAGAACAGTCCGCTCCAGCATAGGCAAAAGCTTGTGTCCATCCATCAGGAAGTAGACCAAAAAAATCGGGGTCATGATGAGAATCATGAGGGTATTGATGACAGCAGACACTACACTACCCAGACTATTGGTAACACTATTTAAAATATTTTGCAGAATATCTACATAGGACAGATTGAGTTGCTGGATAGTAGACTGAATATTTAAACTCTTAAACAAAGGATTTTTGGATAATTGATTGACAAAACTCTGGATTTCCCAATAGAGATTTTGCGTTGAATTAATCAAGCTGGATAGCTGGTTAATCAAAATTGGCAAGAGGTAGATTACTCCGACCGTCACTAGACCAAAGAGCAGAAAAAGAGTGATTAAAATCCCGAAAATTCGATTGATTTTCAACTTTTTTTCGAGCAGTGTCACCAGAGGATTTGTGATATAGTAGAGAAATCCTCCCATAACAAAGGGAATTAAAATCGTATTGATAACGCTCACCACCGGCGTAATCATATCTCCCATCTGGCGCCAGATGAAAAAGATAATCGTCAGCAGCAAAACTTCACTGGTCCAAAACATTAATTTACTTTTATGAAACATCTTTACTCTCCTCCAAGTTATTTTACCATAATTTATCATAAAATAAAGGTGATTTCATAAAAGAAAGAATAAAAATGGAAACATTATTCAGTTCGAAGAATTTGGCTAGTCAGAAAAGATCACGCAATTTAAAATCTAAATCAGACAAGTAAAAAATCACCTGAAAGCAACAGCTGAAAAGCGGAATTTTTCAAGTGATTTTTGCTATTACCTCCATCAGGAAGCAAGGAATACAATTAAGAATGTAAAAATGTTTGAACCCGTAAACAGGTCATTATCCTTTAATCGGGATTGAAATCTCAATCAAACTATTGGTATAGATTGTCCGAATGGCAGAAGAGTCAATATTCTTTTGGTCAATTTTTCGCTTTAAAAAGAATTCTCTAATTTTTTCAATTTCTTGCTCTCTGATTGCGCGATGCTTATTTGAAATGAGAATTTCATAATGGGTGGGTGCTTCTGTGAAAATAACATCGCTATTTCCAGCAGAGTAAACCTCTACCAGCGTTGCATCCGTACTTTCCAACTGATTTTTTACTAGTTCTGCATGGGTATTCGTCGTATTTATAAGCTTCATTCATTTGCCTCCTACCTTAAATCGTCGCTATTATTATAACACGTTTTTCAGGAATTGTGAATGATTGCCTGTAATTTATATCATTTTAAATATAGCAGGCTAGTTATTCTGATATTTACGCTTCCACTGCTCAATTCCCCATTTATGACTGCCACGTTTCAATTTTTCAATGGCAAGATC
This genomic window from Streptococcus cristatus AS 1.3089 contains:
- a CDS encoding DUF1827 family protein encodes the protein MKLINTTNTHAELVKNQLESTDATLVEVYSAGNSDVIFTEAPTHYEILISNKHRAIREQEIEKIREFFLKRKIDQKNIDSSAIRTIYTNSLIEISIPIKG
- a CDS encoding phosphoenolpyruvate carboxykinase (ATP), producing MVTRRKFSPQEIRKDSSYFSSLKTIVETAFYENQVQAIKTVEEAYQLASVAAGTVVLDMPVIHTKELGLPSYARVLLTNSGAVVGRTAKARRIYGRDCQEDEHLLFLVRSAVYQAHQRTFYKADAVVGLDEDFMVCAHLMVPQEEINNLYSWLLNFQILDEEFKNRLRASKKYEENDIFVFFDPKWKHPDYPEGLVYFDTNHNCAVILGLNYFGELKKATLTLAWGTAARNGYVACHGGLKIFKQKTEKEDYVASFFGLSGSGKSTLTHAKHDHKYDIKVLHDDAFIISIKDGSSIALEPSYFDKTNDYPTGHSEQDFFVTVQNCGVTLDENGRKKLVTEDIRNGNGRTVKSRFATPNRVDRIDEPINAIFWIMKDDSLPPLVKINDPLMASTMGCTLMTKRSNAENVTGLHEDLVIEPYANPFRVYPLVEDYRKFRRLFESGVACYIINTGFYMGKGISKEVSLDVIEQIVDGKAQFKTFGPLEGFEYLDYKGYAVPNFDDKYRQLIRERMQVRLNFLLAFNQKYPKTALPVGAISRLEKVLQDLEN
- a CDS encoding AI-2E family transporter, which produces MFHKSKLMFWTSEVLLLTIIFFIWRQMGDMITPVVSVINTILIPFVMGGFLYYITNPLVTLLEKKLKINRIFGILITLFLLFGLVTVGVIYLLPILINQLSSLINSTQNLYWEIQSFVNQLSKNPLFKSLNIQSTIQQLNLSYVDILQNILNSVTNSLGSVVSAVINTLMILIMTPIFLVYFLMDGHKLLPMLERTVLKRDKLNISSLLTNLNATVARYISGISIDALLIGTLAYIGYSVIGLKYALVFAIFSALANLIPYVGPSIGLIPMLITYFFTDPHKMLVALIYMLIIQQIDGNILYPRIVGSVMKVHPITIMVLLLLSSNIYGIMGMIVAIPTYSILKEIVKFLANLYDNHKEAQQQKKNEEFGIIKK